A window of the Streptomyces sp. NBC_00250 genome harbors these coding sequences:
- a CDS encoding MFS transporter, protein MSRTNTAPARPRSAAGGGANRWVVLVVLCVSLLVVALDATILHVAIPSLTEDLRPSSTALLWIVDAYPLVCASLLILFGTLGDRVGRRRVLLLGYALFGVASAVAALATEPSVLIGARVLLGVGGAMIMPATLSILRAVFPDRRERATAIGIWTATAAIGAATGPVLGGFLVENYWWGSVFLINIPLMALILPLGRRLLPESRGAADGPWDVLGALMAAAGVLGCVLGVKRAGAGEPLLVLPTAGPLLIGAVLLVLFVRRQKRRPHPLIDMRLFSRAAFTTSVGCIVLAMLALVGLQLIAVQYLQLVLGLSPLETGLRLLPLTFAAMAAGATGSYTLRRIGPRRMVGWGFVLTAAAVLLLTFMGQHDRPLLLTVGFVLLGFGLQTTLFSAYESMLSEAPQRSAGAAASIGETSYQLGAGMGTALLGSVMNAAYAPGLAAVPGVPAEASRAAANSLGEAYQVAEQLGGAAGGALHQAARHAFVHGLHITLFVSAGLLLIGAAMARRLPRVMECPADPEGPAETTETAETTETAEMAGAASAPVAAEPAVLSKQADAPGFSPLADPSEPRVPATREAIEPAGSGRPAH, encoded by the coding sequence ATGTCGCGGACGAACACGGCCCCAGCACGACCGCGCTCCGCCGCCGGTGGCGGAGCCAACCGCTGGGTCGTCCTCGTCGTCCTCTGCGTCAGCCTTCTCGTGGTCGCCCTCGACGCGACCATCCTTCACGTCGCGATCCCCTCGCTCACCGAGGACCTGCGCCCCAGCTCCACCGCGCTGCTCTGGATCGTCGACGCCTACCCCCTCGTCTGCGCCTCGCTCCTGATCCTCTTCGGCACCCTCGGGGACCGGGTCGGGCGGCGCAGGGTCCTCCTCCTCGGCTACGCGCTCTTCGGCGTCGCCTCCGCGGTCGCCGCGCTCGCCACGGAACCCTCGGTCCTCATCGGGGCCCGGGTGCTGCTCGGCGTCGGCGGCGCCATGATCATGCCCGCCACGCTCTCCATCCTCCGGGCGGTCTTCCCCGACCGGCGGGAGCGCGCCACCGCCATCGGCATCTGGACCGCGACCGCCGCGATCGGCGCCGCCACCGGCCCCGTCCTCGGCGGCTTCCTCGTCGAGAACTACTGGTGGGGCTCCGTCTTCCTCATCAACATCCCGCTGATGGCGCTGATCCTGCCGCTCGGCCGCCGCCTCCTCCCCGAATCCCGGGGCGCCGCCGACGGGCCCTGGGACGTCCTCGGCGCGCTCATGGCCGCCGCGGGTGTGCTCGGCTGCGTCCTCGGGGTCAAGCGCGCCGGGGCCGGCGAACCGCTCCTCGTGCTCCCGACCGCCGGGCCGCTGCTGATCGGCGCCGTGCTCCTCGTCCTCTTCGTACGACGGCAGAAGCGGCGCCCGCACCCGCTGATCGACATGCGGCTCTTCTCCCGGGCGGCCTTCACCACCTCCGTCGGCTGCATCGTGCTCGCCATGCTGGCCCTGGTCGGCCTGCAGCTCATCGCCGTCCAGTACCTCCAGCTGGTCCTCGGCCTGAGCCCCCTGGAGACCGGGCTCCGGCTCCTTCCGCTCACCTTCGCCGCCATGGCCGCCGGTGCCACCGGCTCGTACACCCTGCGCAGGATCGGGCCGCGCCGGATGGTCGGCTGGGGCTTCGTCCTCACCGCCGCCGCCGTGCTGCTGCTCACCTTCATGGGGCAGCACGACCGGCCGCTGTTGCTCACGGTGGGCTTCGTGCTGCTCGGCTTCGGGCTGCAGACCACGCTCTTCTCGGCGTACGAGTCGATGCTCAGCGAGGCGCCGCAGCGCAGCGCGGGCGCCGCGGCCTCGATCGGCGAGACCTCGTACCAGCTCGGCGCGGGCATGGGCACCGCGCTGCTCGGCAGTGTGATGAACGCGGCGTACGCCCCCGGGCTCGCCGCGGTCCCGGGTGTGCCCGCCGAGGCGAGCAGGGCCGCCGCGAACTCGCTCGGCGAGGCCTATCAGGTCGCCGAACAGCTCGGCGGCGCGGCGGGCGGCGCACTGCACCAGGCCGCCCGGCACGCCTTCGTGCACGGGCTGCACATCACGCTCTTCGTGAGCGCGGGGCTGCTGCTGATCGGTGCGGCGATGGCCCGGCGGCTGCCCCGGGTGATGGAGTGCCCGGCGGATCCGGAGGGGCCGGCGGAGACGACGGAAACGGCGGAGACGACGGAAACGGCGGAGATGGCGGGGGCGGCGTCCGCCCCGGTCGCGGCGGAGCCGGCGGTGCTGTCGAAGCAGGCCGATGCCCCGGGGTTCTCCCCGCTCGCCGATCCGTCCGAGCCGCGGGTGCCCGCGACCCGGGAAGCGATCGAGCCCGCCGGCTCGGGGCGTCCGGCACACTGA
- a CDS encoding amino acid ABC transporter permease produces the protein MSLTSDPPVTRAAVVKEPTAGPELVVVPVRHPWRWVAVAVTAVLLIQFVHGLVTNPGWEWDVFAAFFTTETVLRAVWVTLQLTFHGTALGFAIGIVLAFMRLSASPFLRSVAFGYIWAFRSIPLIVQLLFWFNLAYLYKELSIGIPFGPSFLSFDTMGLVGEMSAAVLGLALHQAAYAAEIVRGGVLAVDEGQLQAAASLGIPRLRQVRRIVLPQAMRSILPNAANEIISLFKGTSIVSVMAIGELFYQVQVVYGRNGRVVPLLMVATAWYVLLTTALSVVQHYVERHYAKGSTR, from the coding sequence ATGTCTCTCACCAGCGATCCGCCCGTCACCAGAGCCGCCGTCGTGAAGGAACCGACAGCCGGCCCCGAGCTCGTGGTCGTCCCCGTGCGTCACCCCTGGCGCTGGGTGGCCGTCGCCGTCACCGCCGTACTGCTCATCCAGTTCGTCCACGGGCTCGTCACCAACCCCGGCTGGGAGTGGGACGTCTTCGCCGCGTTCTTCACCACCGAAACGGTCCTCCGGGCCGTCTGGGTCACCCTCCAGCTCACCTTCCACGGCACCGCCCTCGGCTTCGCGATCGGCATCGTGCTCGCCTTCATGCGCCTGTCGGCCAGCCCGTTCCTGCGGTCCGTCGCCTTCGGCTACATCTGGGCCTTCCGCTCGATCCCGCTCATCGTCCAGCTGCTCTTCTGGTTCAACCTCGCCTACCTCTACAAGGAGCTGAGCATCGGCATCCCCTTCGGGCCGAGCTTCCTCTCCTTCGACACGATGGGCCTGGTCGGCGAGATGAGCGCCGCCGTCCTCGGACTCGCCCTGCACCAGGCGGCCTACGCGGCGGAGATCGTCCGCGGCGGTGTACTCGCCGTGGACGAGGGCCAGTTGCAGGCCGCGGCCTCCCTCGGCATCCCGCGGCTCCGCCAGGTGCGGCGCATCGTCCTGCCGCAGGCCATGCGCTCGATCCTGCCCAACGCCGCCAACGAGATCATCTCGCTCTTCAAGGGCACCTCGATCGTCTCCGTCATGGCGATCGGCGAACTCTTCTACCAGGTCCAGGTCGTCTACGGCCGCAACGGACGGGTCGTCCCGCTCCTGATGGTCGCCACCGCCTGGTACGTCCTGCTCACCACCGCGCTCTCCGTCGTCCAGCACTACGTCGAACGCCACTACGCGAAGGGGAGCACCCGATGA
- a CDS encoding GNAT family N-acetyltransferase, which produces MTFALSVHRTTTTDPLARPLLDELAHEYTTRYGSAHDLSRYPAEEFAPPHGAFLLLLEQGRPVAGGAYRRYDDDTAELKRIWTHSAHRRRGLARRVLTVLEREAATRGYSRLYLTTGPRQPEARGLYLASGYRPLFDVSADPESIGPLPFEKLLENPKP; this is translated from the coding sequence ATGACCTTCGCGTTGTCCGTTCACCGGACCACGACCACCGACCCTTTGGCGCGCCCGCTCCTCGACGAGCTGGCGCACGAGTACACGACCCGGTACGGCTCCGCGCACGATCTGAGCCGCTACCCCGCGGAGGAGTTCGCCCCTCCCCACGGCGCCTTCCTGCTTCTCCTCGAACAGGGCCGGCCCGTGGCGGGCGGCGCGTACCGACGCTACGACGACGACACCGCCGAGCTGAAACGCATCTGGACCCACTCGGCGCACCGCAGGCGCGGACTCGCCCGCCGGGTCCTGACCGTGCTCGAACGGGAGGCCGCCACCCGCGGCTACTCCCGCCTCTATCTCACGACCGGACCGCGCCAGCCGGAGGCCAGGGGCCTCTATCTGGCGAGCGGCTACCGCCCGCTCTTCGACGTGTCCGCCGATCCCGAGTCGATCGGCCCGCTGCCGTTCGAGAAACTCCTGGAGAACCCGAAGCCATGA
- a CDS encoding amino acid ABC transporter ATP-binding protein, whose protein sequence is MSSVTADPAVQSAATATAKVEIRSVHKTFGPLHVLRGIDLDVRAGEVTVVLGPSGSGKSTLLRTINHLEKVDSGTVSVDGTLVGYRRSGNKLYELRERDILKQRTRIGFVFQNFHLFPHLTVLENIVEAPVSALKRPRKEAEAAARALLERVGLADKAEAYPKQLSGGQQQRVAIARALALEPGLLLFDEPTSALDPELVGEVLDVIKDLAASGTTMIVVTHEIGFAREVADTVVFMDEGRIVEQGPPAEVLDSPRHERTRAFLSKVL, encoded by the coding sequence ATGAGCTCCGTCACCGCCGACCCGGCCGTCCAATCCGCGGCCACCGCCACCGCCAAGGTCGAGATCCGCTCGGTCCACAAGACCTTCGGCCCCCTCCACGTACTGCGCGGCATCGACCTCGACGTCCGCGCCGGCGAGGTCACCGTCGTCCTCGGCCCCTCGGGCTCCGGGAAGTCCACCCTCCTGCGGACCATCAACCACCTGGAGAAGGTCGACAGCGGCACCGTCAGCGTCGACGGCACCCTCGTCGGCTACCGCCGCTCCGGCAACAAGCTCTACGAGCTGCGCGAGCGGGACATCCTCAAGCAGCGCACCCGGATCGGCTTCGTCTTCCAGAACTTCCACCTCTTCCCCCACCTCACCGTCCTGGAGAACATCGTCGAGGCCCCCGTCTCGGCCCTGAAGCGCCCCCGCAAGGAGGCCGAGGCCGCGGCCCGGGCCCTGCTCGAACGCGTCGGACTCGCCGACAAGGCGGAGGCGTACCCCAAGCAGCTCTCCGGCGGACAGCAGCAGCGGGTCGCCATCGCCCGCGCGCTCGCCCTCGAACCCGGCCTGCTCCTCTTCGACGAGCCGACGTCCGCGCTCGACCCCGAACTGGTCGGCGAGGTCCTCGACGTCATCAAGGACCTGGCCGCCTCCGGCACCACCATGATCGTCGTCACCCATGAGATCGGCTTCGCCCGCGAGGTCGCCGACACCGTGGTCTTCATGGACGAGGGCCGGATCGTCGAGCAGGGACCGCCGGCCGAGGTGCTCGACAGCCCGCGCCACGAACGCACCCGCGCCTTCCTCTCCAAGGTCCTCTGA
- a CDS encoding DUF5685 family protein, whose translation MFGIVRPCTHRLTDGLKTEWMAHLCGLCLALRADHGQFARVVTNYDGLIVSVLTEAQTGAVESGRRTAGPCPLRGMRTAPVARGEGARLAATVSLVLASAKVRDHVADRDGLLARRPVAAAARRVARSWDKAGARTGRALGFDTALLVDAVDRQTGIEALAGPGTSLLAVTEPTETATAAAFAHTAVLAGRPGNAEPLAEAGRLFGRLAHLLDAVEDQTADAESGAWNPLTATGTSREEARRLADDALHGIRLALRDAEFADGKLAHVLLAHELRTSVDRAFGTTRCAHGAPGPGQGPVPGNPYAGGTPGPYDPYGVGGNPYGGGGNPHGGGGGFGGPGGPGGLPPQFGGGAPQAPKPRGFLAGCAMFTWLFCTCQICCAKEYEGPWSRKKREGCCQNCDCGNGDCGGCDCCCPCDGC comes from the coding sequence ATGTTCGGAATCGTCAGACCCTGCACCCATCGGCTCACCGACGGCCTCAAGACCGAGTGGATGGCCCACCTCTGCGGCCTCTGCCTGGCACTTCGCGCCGACCACGGCCAGTTCGCCCGGGTCGTCACCAACTACGACGGACTCATCGTCTCCGTGCTGACGGAGGCTCAGACCGGTGCGGTGGAGAGCGGACGTCGCACCGCCGGACCCTGCCCGCTGCGCGGGATGCGGACCGCCCCCGTGGCGCGGGGCGAGGGCGCCCGGCTCGCCGCCACCGTCTCGCTCGTCCTCGCCTCGGCGAAGGTGCGCGACCACGTCGCCGACCGGGACGGCCTGTTGGCCCGCAGGCCCGTCGCCGCCGCGGCCCGCCGCGTCGCCCGCTCCTGGGACAAGGCGGGAGCCAGAACCGGCCGCGCCCTCGGCTTCGACACCGCCCTCCTCGTCGACGCCGTCGACCGCCAGACCGGGATCGAGGCCCTCGCCGGGCCCGGCACCTCCCTGCTCGCCGTCACCGAACCGACCGAGACCGCGACCGCGGCCGCCTTCGCGCACACCGCCGTCCTCGCCGGACGGCCCGGGAACGCGGAGCCGCTCGCCGAGGCGGGCCGGCTCTTCGGCCGGCTCGCCCACCTCCTGGACGCCGTCGAGGACCAGACCGCCGACGCCGAGAGCGGCGCCTGGAACCCGCTCACCGCGACCGGCACCTCCCGCGAGGAGGCCCGCCGGCTCGCCGACGACGCCCTGCACGGCATCCGCCTCGCCCTGAGGGACGCCGAGTTCGCCGACGGCAAGCTCGCCCACGTCCTGCTCGCCCACGAACTGCGCACCTCGGTGGACCGCGCCTTCGGCACGACGCGCTGCGCCCACGGCGCACCGGGACCGGGCCAGGGTCCGGTGCCGGGCAACCCGTACGCGGGCGGGACCCCGGGCCCGTACGACCCCTACGGTGTCGGCGGGAACCCCTACGGCGGTGGAGGGAACCCGCACGGCGGTGGCGGCGGTTTCGGCGGACCGGGCGGTCCCGGCGGGCTGCCGCCGCAGTTCGGCGGCGGCGCCCCGCAGGCACCCAAGCCGCGCGGCTTCCTCGCGGGGTGCGCCATGTTCACCTGGCTCTTCTGCACCTGCCAGATCTGCTGCGCCAAGGAGTACGAGGGTCCCTGGTCCCGCAAGAAGCGCGAGGGCTGCTGCCAGAACTGCGACTGCGGCAATGGAGACTGCGGCGGCTGTGACTGCTGCTGCCCCTGCGACGGCTGCTGA
- a CDS encoding cell division protein SepF, which translates to MGSVRKASAWLGLVEDNDERYYDDEYADGAEGGDAWVTDPRVRVATDTAEERGRRIATVSPDGFRDARGIGELFRDGVPVIVNLTAMEGNDAKRVVDFAAGLAFGLRGSIERVATRVFLLTPADTQIITGETGRRRQDGFFNQS; encoded by the coding sequence ATGGGATCGGTGCGCAAGGCGAGTGCCTGGCTGGGACTCGTCGAGGACAACGACGAGCGTTACTACGACGACGAGTACGCCGACGGTGCCGAGGGCGGCGACGCCTGGGTGACGGACCCCCGGGTCCGGGTGGCCACGGACACCGCCGAGGAGCGGGGCCGCCGGATCGCCACCGTCTCCCCCGACGGCTTCCGGGACGCCCGGGGCATCGGCGAGCTCTTCCGTGACGGCGTCCCGGTGATCGTGAACCTGACCGCGATGGAGGGGAACGACGCCAAGCGCGTGGTCGACTTCGCCGCCGGTCTCGCCTTCGGTCTGCGCGGTTCGATCGAGCGCGTGGCGACGCGGGTCTTCCTGCTGACCCCCGCCGACACCCAGATCATCACCGGCGAGACGGGCCGGCGCCGGCAGGACGGTTTCTTCAACCAGAGCTGA
- a CDS encoding ABC transporter substrate-binding protein: MTTRTRPGTARSTVVFALITGAALALTACAGGDPATAPAGASGAPAAAKGALPTEDLVSAVRKNEAAAKLLPAEVRQRGSFTIASAVATPPSSAYLPDGKTVVGVDADFAAAVAKALGLELKREVVGFEAILPALGSGKYDVGTGNFGVTEERLKAIDFVTYINDGQGFASRADSPLKAVTDLTQLCGLNVAVNAGTTFERTLEQNKGRCKEAGKQPYEVNVYSETGAVWMALQQGRSDVVMNTINGVRYAVTQQKNVKFLNEYRRLDVGFAFKKGTPLAPAFQAAVNGLKADGTYDRILRKWGVTGSGIATSRISPPELPAPKK, translated from the coding sequence ATGACCACGCGCACGCGTCCCGGCACCGCTCGCTCCACCGTCGTCTTCGCCCTCATCACGGGCGCCGCACTCGCCCTCACCGCCTGCGCGGGCGGGGACCCCGCGACGGCCCCGGCCGGAGCGTCGGGGGCGCCGGCCGCCGCGAAGGGCGCGCTGCCGACCGAGGACCTGGTGTCGGCGGTGAGGAAGAACGAGGCCGCGGCGAAACTGCTGCCCGCCGAGGTCCGGCAGCGGGGCAGCTTCACGATCGCCTCCGCCGTCGCCACCCCGCCCAGCTCGGCGTATCTGCCCGACGGCAAGACGGTCGTGGGGGTCGACGCCGACTTCGCCGCGGCCGTGGCGAAGGCCCTCGGCCTGGAGCTGAAGCGGGAGGTGGTCGGCTTCGAGGCGATCCTGCCGGCGCTCGGCAGCGGCAAGTACGACGTGGGCACCGGGAACTTCGGCGTGACCGAGGAGCGGCTCAAGGCCATCGACTTCGTGACGTACATCAACGACGGCCAGGGCTTCGCGAGCCGCGCGGACAGCCCGCTGAAGGCGGTCACCGACCTCACCCAGCTGTGCGGTCTGAACGTGGCGGTGAACGCCGGCACCACCTTCGAACGGACCCTGGAGCAGAACAAGGGCCGGTGCAAGGAGGCGGGCAAGCAGCCGTACGAGGTGAACGTCTACAGCGAGACCGGGGCGGTCTGGATGGCGCTCCAGCAGGGGCGCAGCGATGTCGTGATGAACACGATCAACGGCGTGCGCTACGCGGTGACGCAGCAGAAGAACGTGAAGTTCCTCAACGAGTACCGGCGGCTCGACGTCGGCTTCGCCTTCAAGAAGGGCACCCCGCTCGCGCCCGCCTTCCAGGCCGCGGTGAACGGCCTGAAGGCGGACGGGACGTACGACCGGATCCTGAGGAAGTGGGGGGTGACGGGATCGGGCATCGCCACGTCGCGGATCTCCCCGCCGGAGCTCCCGGCACCGAAGAAGTAG
- a CDS encoding amino acid ABC transporter permease, whose protein sequence is MSATLVKTPSTAPPAEPPPRVVPTRRAGQWTAAGLVLVLLALGLVSVVRNKAFQWDVVAEYFTSASVLRGLGLTLWLTALVMALGFVLGTLLAVLRLSANPVLRAVSWGYVWFFRSTPILVQLLFWFNIGALYPQILGVNTVNLLGPVSVAVIGLTLHEAAYAAEVVRGGILSVDRGQIEAAQSLGLGRWRRLSRIVLPQAMRAIVPPAGNMLIGTLKGTSIVSVIAVQDLLYSTQLVYHRTYEIIPLLLVATLWYVAVTSVLSLGQYYVERHYARGTAGAR, encoded by the coding sequence ATGTCCGCGACCCTGGTCAAAACCCCCTCCACGGCCCCGCCGGCCGAACCGCCGCCCCGCGTCGTCCCCACCCGCCGCGCCGGGCAGTGGACCGCCGCGGGCCTCGTCCTCGTCCTGCTCGCCCTCGGCCTCGTCTCGGTCGTCCGCAACAAGGCCTTCCAGTGGGACGTGGTCGCCGAGTACTTCACCTCGGCCTCCGTCCTGCGCGGACTCGGCCTCACCCTGTGGCTGACCGCCCTCGTCATGGCCCTCGGCTTCGTCCTCGGGACCCTGCTCGCCGTACTCAGACTCTCCGCCAACCCCGTTCTCCGCGCGGTCAGTTGGGGTTACGTCTGGTTCTTCAGATCCACCCCGATCCTGGTCCAGCTGCTCTTCTGGTTCAACATCGGCGCGCTCTACCCCCAGATCCTCGGCGTGAACACGGTCAACCTCCTCGGCCCCGTCTCCGTCGCCGTCATCGGCCTCACCCTGCACGAGGCCGCCTACGCCGCCGAGGTCGTGCGCGGCGGCATCCTCTCCGTCGACCGCGGCCAGATCGAGGCCGCCCAGTCCCTCGGACTCGGCCGGTGGCGCCGGCTCTCCCGGATCGTGCTCCCGCAGGCCATGCGGGCCATCGTCCCGCCCGCCGGGAACATGCTGATCGGCACCCTCAAGGGCACCTCGATCGTCTCCGTGATCGCCGTCCAGGACCTGCTCTACTCCACCCAGCTCGTCTACCACCGCACGTACGAGATCATCCCGCTGCTCCTCGTCGCCACGCTCTGGTACGTCGCCGTCACCTCGGTCCTCAGCCTCGGGCAGTACTACGTCGAGCGGCACTACGCCCGCGGTACGGCCGGTGCGCGATGA
- a CDS encoding FAD/NAD(P)-binding protein: MSLRPSIVIVGAGPRGTGFLERLAANLPEVYGDGPLDVHLVDPHPPGPGRIWRTEQSPLLWMNSRAEDVTMFTDETVDLAGPVRPGPTVAEWAGIDGRTFPTRPQQGAYLRWVYERARAALPASVTVHEHRTTAVRISGPREGRQRVWLEGTAAPLLADLVVLTVGHLDAEPDPEQQALAGFAARHGLVHLPPDFTADSDLGALPAGEPVIVRGFGLAFVDLMVLLTEGRGGRYEGEGDTLVYLPSGKEPVLHVGSRRGVPYHSKLGYALDGERPPLPRFFGPEQTDALLRRTGPIDFRRDVWPLVDKELGWAHYHRLFSAHPERTTLAWSDFERAYEEAPPRGAELAAVVAAAVPDPADRLDLDALDHPLDGIRFTSKEALQHGLRDYITDDLTRRHDPAHSSDAAVFAGLLSVYGQLLRLGDRVDPGGWWHGFFSYLASGPPGPRLRQLLALSRAGVVRFLGPQVTVEADGERGVFRAASAAVPGEWTEARALVEARLPDPTLELTGSPLLRALHEEGARATTSGLLVVDPADGRVLEHDGRPHPRRFALGPHTTARSDSAFTRPRTGGVVFRQNDVTARAALTFLRDRECRHPAPLSA; the protein is encoded by the coding sequence ATGAGCCTCCGTCCCTCGATCGTGATCGTGGGCGCCGGGCCGCGGGGGACCGGCTTCCTCGAACGGCTCGCCGCCAACCTGCCCGAGGTGTACGGCGACGGCCCCCTCGACGTCCACCTCGTCGACCCGCACCCGCCCGGCCCCGGCCGGATCTGGCGCACCGAACAGTCCCCGCTGCTCTGGATGAACTCCCGGGCCGAGGACGTCACCATGTTCACCGACGAGACCGTGGACCTGGCGGGCCCCGTCCGGCCCGGACCCACCGTCGCCGAATGGGCCGGCATCGACGGCCGCACCTTCCCCACCCGCCCCCAGCAGGGCGCCTATCTGCGCTGGGTGTACGAGCGGGCCCGCGCCGCGCTGCCCGCCTCCGTCACCGTCCACGAACACCGCACCACCGCCGTGCGGATCAGCGGCCCCCGCGAGGGGCGCCAGCGGGTCTGGCTGGAAGGCACCGCCGCACCCCTCCTCGCCGACCTCGTCGTCCTCACCGTGGGCCACCTCGACGCCGAACCCGACCCTGAGCAACAGGCCCTGGCAGGCTTCGCCGCCCGCCACGGCCTCGTCCACCTGCCGCCCGACTTCACCGCCGACAGCGACCTCGGCGCACTGCCCGCCGGTGAGCCCGTCATCGTCCGGGGCTTCGGCCTCGCCTTCGTCGACCTGATGGTGCTGCTCACCGAGGGCCGCGGCGGACGGTACGAGGGCGAGGGCGACACGCTCGTCTACCTGCCCTCGGGCAAGGAGCCGGTGCTGCACGTCGGATCGCGGCGGGGAGTCCCGTACCACTCCAAGCTCGGCTACGCCCTCGACGGCGAACGCCCCCCGCTGCCCCGCTTCTTCGGCCCGGAGCAGACCGACGCCCTGCTGCGGAGGACCGGACCGATCGACTTCCGACGCGATGTGTGGCCCCTCGTCGACAAGGAACTCGGCTGGGCCCACTACCACCGGCTCTTCTCCGCCCATCCCGAGCGGACCACGCTCGCCTGGTCCGACTTCGAGCGGGCCTACGAGGAAGCGCCGCCGCGCGGGGCCGAACTCGCCGCCGTCGTCGCCGCGGCCGTCCCCGACCCCGCCGACCGGCTCGACCTGGACGCCCTCGACCACCCCCTGGACGGCATCCGCTTCACCTCGAAGGAGGCCCTCCAGCACGGTCTGCGCGACTACATCACCGACGACCTGACCCGCCGTCACGATCCCGCCCACAGCTCCGACGCCGCCGTCTTCGCCGGCCTGCTCTCCGTCTACGGACAGCTCCTGCGGCTCGGCGACCGCGTCGACCCCGGCGGCTGGTGGCACGGCTTCTTCAGCTATCTCGCCTCCGGGCCGCCCGGACCCCGGCTGCGCCAGCTCCTCGCCCTCTCCCGCGCCGGAGTCGTCCGCTTCCTCGGTCCCCAGGTCACCGTCGAGGCCGACGGGGAACGCGGAGTCTTCCGGGCCGCGTCCGCCGCCGTACCGGGGGAGTGGACCGAGGCCCGCGCCCTCGTCGAGGCCCGGCTCCCCGACCCCACCCTCGAACTCACCGGCAGCCCGCTCCTCCGTGCCCTGCACGAGGAGGGCGCGCGGGCCACCACCAGCGGTCTCCTCGTCGTCGACCCCGCCGACGGCCGGGTCCTGGAGCACGACGGACGCCCGCACCCGCGCCGCTTCGCGCTCGGTCCGCACACCACCGCGCGGAGCGACAGCGCCTTCACCCGGCCCCGTACGGGCGGGGTCGTCTTCCGGCAGAACGACGTCACCGCACGGGCCGCGCTGACGTTCCTGCGCGACCGGGAGTGTCGGCATCCGGCGCCGCTGAGCGCCTGA
- a CDS encoding ABC transporter substrate-binding protein — protein MKTRRPVLAALASLTALGVLTACGSGDATTETIKPEGKKAAGGINLSPEQNRVHTPKVDALAARLPEAVRKRGTLILGVSATGNPPLAFHATDDKTLIGVEVDLATLVADALGLKPEFDPVSWENLFVGLDSGKYDAVFNNVTVTEERKDKYDFATYRLDDLAFEAKKGSGWTVKGPEDVAGKVIAVGSGTNQEKILVDWSAQNEKAGREPVDIKYYQNTSDYYLALQSGRIDGYLGPNPVAAYHVLSAGQTEIVGTFSGAGAGLQGKIAATTKKGSGLVAAYAAAIDHLVENGTYAQVLKRWGLDGEAVTKSEINPPGLPRTEN, from the coding sequence ATGAAGACCCGTCGTCCCGTCCTCGCCGCCCTCGCCTCGCTCACCGCCCTCGGGGTCCTCACCGCCTGCGGCTCGGGTGACGCCACCACCGAAACGATCAAGCCCGAGGGGAAGAAGGCGGCCGGTGGCATCAACCTGAGCCCCGAGCAGAACCGTGTCCACACCCCCAAGGTCGACGCCCTCGCCGCCCGGCTGCCCGAGGCCGTCCGCAAGAGAGGCACCCTGATCCTCGGCGTCTCCGCGACCGGCAATCCGCCGCTCGCCTTCCACGCCACCGACGACAAGACGCTGATCGGCGTCGAGGTCGACCTCGCCACCCTGGTCGCCGACGCCCTCGGTCTGAAGCCCGAGTTCGACCCGGTCTCCTGGGAGAACCTCTTCGTCGGCCTCGACAGCGGCAAGTACGACGCCGTCTTCAACAACGTCACCGTCACCGAGGAGCGCAAGGACAAGTACGACTTCGCCACCTACCGCCTGGACGACCTGGCCTTCGAGGCGAAGAAGGGCTCCGGCTGGACGGTGAAGGGCCCCGAGGACGTGGCGGGGAAGGTGATCGCCGTCGGCTCCGGCACCAACCAGGAGAAGATCCTCGTCGACTGGTCCGCGCAGAACGAGAAGGCCGGCCGCGAGCCGGTCGACATCAAGTACTACCAGAACACCTCGGACTACTACCTGGCGCTCCAGTCCGGCCGGATCGACGGCTACCTCGGCCCCAATCCCGTCGCCGCCTACCACGTGCTCTCCGCCGGACAGACCGAGATCGTGGGCACGTTCTCCGGTGCGGGCGCCGGGCTCCAGGGCAAGATCGCGGCCACCACGAAGAAGGGCAGCGGACTCGTCGCCGCCTACGCCGCCGCGATCGACCACCTCGTCGAGAACGGCACCTACGCCCAGGTCCTCAAGCGGTGGGGCCTCGACGGCGAGGCCG